A single region of the Chelmon rostratus isolate fCheRos1 chromosome 5, fCheRos1.pri, whole genome shotgun sequence genome encodes:
- the tspan36 gene encoding tetraspanin 36 produces MDCGIFTSKTILLFLSLVFWAAGAALAYVGTYVIKSYDNFESFIQDKYTLVPAAIIIGVSVVMFIFGLVGCCATIQESKVGLSFFFLIILAIFAAEVAALVFSFIYQNKISGDLEGSMNGVFSKYNGDNSETKAVDYLQTNLNCCGVRNYSSWSNTTWFTSHNNTVPLSCCKNSTATQCTGRLDQPDLLNQEGCEPKLNSLLQGVLSYAMLVILGFAIIKFFGMLSVCVITCKSGNRRSGYQPLYA; encoded by the exons ATGGACTGCGGAATATTCACCTCCAAgaccatcctcctcttcctcagcttgGTGTTTTGG gctgcaggagcGGCGTTGGCCTACGTCGGCACCTACGTGATCAAGAGCTATGACAACTTTGAGAGCTTCATTCAGGACAAGTACACGCTGGTCCCGGCCGCCATCATCATCGGCGTCAGCGTGGTGATGTTCATTTTCGGACTGGTGGGATGCTGCGCCACCATCCAGGAGTCCAAAGTCGGCCTTAgcttt ttCTTTCTGATCATCCTGGCGATCTTTGCGGCTGAAGTGGCTGCTTTGGTATTTAGCTTCATCTACCAGAACAAG ATCAGCGGAGACCTGGAAGGCTCCATGAATGGCGTCTTTTCAAAATACAATGGAGACAACAGTGAGACCAAAGCTGTGGACTACCTGCAGACAAAC CTAAACTGCTGTGGTGTCCGCAATTACTCCAGCTGGTCCAACACTACCTGGTTTACCAGCCACAACAACACGGTGCCTCTGTCCTGCTGTAAAAACTCCACCGCCACACAGTGCACTGGCAGACTGGATCAACCGGACCTGCTTAACCAAGAG GGTTGTGAGCCCAAGCTGAACAGCCTCCTGCAGGGTGTGTTGAGTTACGCCATGCTGGTCATTCTGGGCTTCGCCATCATCAAG TTCTTTGGGATGCTGAGCGTATGTGTCATCACCTGTAAAAGCGGAAACCGGAGGAGTGGGTACCAGCCTCTCTATGCCTGA
- the mapk4 gene encoding mitogen-activated protein kinase 4 gives MARQDAPLFLHGFDLGGHFVDLRPLGMGVTGLVLSALDQRTGQRVAIKKLVMRDAVTVKHALREVKITRRLHHENVVRVHEVLAPYGRPLPRDPTQLSALYIVQECMETDLARLLEQGPLHTGHATLLFYQLLRGLKFIHSANVLHRDLKPANIFINTDQLLLKIGDFGLARIVDPHYSHKGYLSEGLVTKWYCSPRLLLSPNNYTKAIDMWAAGCILAEMLTGRMLFAGAHELEQMQLILDTVPVLREEDRQDLLQVMPSYVSHGWRVKKPFSELLPEMDVQAVDFLERILTFNPMDRLTAEAALSHPFLQQYSCPEDEPTSLHPFRIEDELEDSLITEQSLSNSNSQASSIHWERYENSLSTDVSWQQSGGRCRCMPPGHITSDLGDTTEDEEVQRDPRASSTSLLEEAQVDPRKYSHSSSAERFLENSHSSLERVCGLGYGELDCGRSCDYKVGSPSYLDKIAWREGKPQHYSEPKLILDLSHWKRNTSSLPVPAEPIGGSVEDLGEMKEEEAEEEETGDLFQEISRWVESTQSRLHSPSLSPSLEPHSPSCYTSSPPLPLSPTDLPTPVFHYTEVVRQPSADYDEDRLSPLPPVTSSSNSIPSLLPSSPTSPLPPQSPQTASPPTSPLFPPRVSQPLSSTSSISQPVNDDSLGSLPVKQKERLFDLDVFISRALKLCRQNKEKADGKKGKEGGWREESKQPNINKMVPRLPGHRTPPPQTPNS, from the exons ATGGCCAGACAAGATgcccccctcttcctccatgGCTTTGACCTGGGTGGCCACTTTGTTGACCTCCGGCCTCTTGGCATGGGCGTCACAGGCTTGGTCCTCTCAGCTCTGGACCAGCGCACTGGACAGCGGGTGGCAATTAAAAAACTGGTGATGCGTGATGCCGTGACAGTGAAACACGCCCTGCGGGAGGTCAAAATCACTCGGCGGCTGCACCATGAAAACGTGGTGAGGGTTCACGAGGTTTTGGCGCCATATGGACGACCACTGCCCAGAGACCCAACCCAGCTGAGTGCCCTGTACATCGTCCAGGAGTGCATGGAGACCGATCTGGCACGGCTGCTGGAACAAGGACCACTACACACAG GTCACGCTACTCTGCTGTTCTACCAGCTGCTGAGGGGACTGAAGTTCATCCACTCTGCTAATGTCCTACACAGAGATCTGAAGCCTGCCAACATATTCATCAACACAGACCAACTTTTGCTCAAGATTGGAGACTTCGGGCTGGCCAGGATAGTCGACCCTCACTATTCTCATaag GGCTATCTGTCAGAGGGTCTCGTAACTAAGTGGTATTGCTCCCCCCGTCTGCTCCTGTCCCCCAACAACTATACCAAGGCCATAGACATGTGGGCTGCTGGCTGCATACTGGCTGAGATGCTCACTGGACGCATGCTGTTTGCAG GAGCTCATGAGCTGGAGCAGATGCAGCTGATCCTCGACACCGTGCCAgtgctgagagaggaggacaggcaGGACCTGCTACAG GTGATGCCTTCATACGTCAGTCATGGATGGAGAGTCAAAAAACCCTTTTCTGAATTGCTGCCTGAAATGGATGTTCAAG ccgTGGACTTCCTCGAGCGCATCTTGACCTTTAACCCCATGGATCGGCTGACGGCTGAAGCAGCACTGTCCCATCCCTTCCTCCAGCAGTACTCCTGTCCAGAGGACGAGCCCACCTCGTTGCATCCCTTCCGCATCGAGGACGAGCTGGAGGACAGCCTCATCACCGAGCAGAGCCtcagcaacagcaacagtcaGGCCTCCAGCATCCACTGGGAGAG GTACGAGAACAGTTTATCAACAGATGTGTCGTGGCAGCAGTCGGGCGGGAGGTGTCGCTGCATGCCCCCCGGCCACATCACCTCTGACCTGGGAGACACCACAGAGGACGAGGAGGTGCAGAGGGACCCCCGGGCCAGTTCCACCTCACTGTTAGAAGAGGCCCAG GTCGACCCACGCAAATATTcccacagcagctcagctgaacGCTTCCTGGAAAactctcactcctctctggAGCGGGTCTGTGGTTTGGGGTATGGGGAACTGGACTGTGGTCGCTCCTGTGACTACAAAGTGGGCTCCCCTTCATATCTGGATAAAATTGCCTGGAGGGAGGGCAAGCCTCAACACTACTCAGAGCCCAAGCTGATCCTGGATCTGTCTCATTGGAAGCGTAACACGAGCAGCCTCCCTGTGCCTGCTGAGCCTATTGGCGGCAGCGTGGAGGACctgggagagatgaaggaggaggaagcagaagaggaggagacggggGATTTATTCCAGGAGATCTCTCGCTGGGTGGAGAGCACACAGTCTCGTCTGCATTCGCCCAGTCTCAGTCCTTCTTTGGAGCCACATTCGCCCTCCTGCTACACCTCCTcgccccctctccctctctccccgaCTGACCTCCCAACTCCAGTCTTCCACTACACGGAAGTTGTACGACAACCGTCAGCCGACTATGACGAAGACAGACTCAGCCCACTTCCTCCTGTCACTTCTTCCTCCAATTCCATACCCTCACTTCTCCCCTCATCTCCCACCTCCCCACTTCCTCCTCAGTCCCCTCAAACAGCATCTCCCCCCACATCGCCGCTTTTTCCTCCCCGAGTATCTCAACCTCTTTCCTCTACTTCCTCCATTTCCCAGCCAGTAAATGATGACTCCTTGGGGTCACTTCCTGTCAAGCAGAAGGAGCGACTCTTCGACCTGGACGTCTTCATATCCAGAGCGCTGAAGCTGTGCAGGCAGAACAAGGAGAAAGCTGatgggaaaaaaggaaaagagggaggatggagggaagaaagCAAACAGCCAAACATTAACAAAATGGTGCCCAGGCTTCCAGGGCACAGAACTCCACCACCACAGACTCCCAACTCATGA
- the prf1.5 gene encoding perforin 1.5, with product MPAAGYQWGNFALFTLALLVMLEVCGVQGCRIGSESECEKAPFVPGHNLAGEGFDVVRMRRTGAYVINVKGQLADNHTCTLCPNRFQQGQIQRLPAAVLDWRPFSRCSKQLSSALHHSVDSLLRSANSLVNNNWDLGLSLDNIGKAVLGGSRSDLAKFARSQHSVDKATFAIHEISCTYYSYRLADHPQLSAEFTKHLKRLPQSLNTSRDRALYRRLIDTYGTHYIHQVQLGGKVRRITAFRTCLATLKGFSESQVKNCLNVELRMALGFLPANASFSNKCDNLLKGNMTMGFYQGFMTHKIEVIGGERYFPDILYQQDPSEAYHSWMNSLHDNPDVVSYAIFPLHHLVEDSQISANLRSTVTEYIKDNQLKDDQFGFKNCSPTPNLDHHCCPLRAGRGTLRLVIHRAAGLKADTFTKTDAYVKIFYNGMYEETETVMDDNNPVWNATYDFGSVELGQELRFEVWDRDVLYNDVAGRCVVFPERGTRSLSCQLSKGVLYFTYTIKCDAHLTGFRCGRYSPSAE from the exons ATGCCAGCAGCAGGATACCAATGGGGCAATTTTGCCCTGTTTACACTGGCTTTACTGGTCATGTTGGAGGTCTGTGGGGTCCAGGGCTGTCGCATTGGCTCAGAGTCTGAGTGTGAGAAAGCCCCTTTTGTCCCTGGCCACAACCTGGCAGGGGAGGGTTTTGATGTGGTGCGGATGCGTCGAACAGGGGCATATGTCATCAACGTCAAAGGTCAGCTAGCGGACAACCACACCTGCACACTGTGTCCAAACCGCTTCCAACAAGGACAG attCAGAGGCTCCCTGCAGCAGTGCTCGACTGGCGTCCCTTCAGCCGCTGCAGCAAGCAGCTTTCCAGCGCCCTCCATCACTCTGTGGACTCCCTGCTGCGCAGCGCCAACTCCCTGGTTAACAACAACTGGGACCTGGGTTTGAGTTTAGATAATATCGGCAAGGCAGTGCTGGGAGGAAGCCGCTCAGACTTGGCAAAGTTTGCCCGATCGCAGCACAGTGTAGACAAGGCCACTTTTGCCATCCATGAAATCAGTTGCACCTACTACAG ctaCAGGCTGGCTGATCATCCCCAGCTGAGTGCAGAGTTCACAAAGCATCTGAAGAGACTCCCACAGAGTTTAAATACAAGCCGGGACAGAGCTCTATATAGACGGCTGATAGACACCTATGGAACGCACTACATACATCAG GTCCAGCTTGGTGGGAAGGTGAGACGAATCACTGCCTTCAGGACCTGCCTGGCCACACTGAAGGGCTTCTCGGAGTCCCAGGTCAAAAACTGCCTGAATGTTGAGCTCCGAATGGCTCTTGGTTTCCTCCCTGCCAACGCGTCCTTCTCCAACAAGTGCGACAACCTCCTGAAAGGTAACATGACCATGGGCTTCTACCAAGGCTTCATGACCCACAAGATTGAGGTTATCGGAGGAGAGAGGTACTTCCCCGACATCCTCTACCAGCAGGACCCATCTGAGGCGTATCACAGCTGGATGAACAGTCTCCACGACAACCCTGACGTGGTCTCCTACGCCATCTTCCCACTGCATCATCTGGTGGAGGACTCACAGATCAGTGCAAATCTGAGAAGCACTGTCACAGAGTATATCAAAGACAACCAGCTGAAGGACGACCAGTTTGGTTTCAAGAACTGCTCCCCGACTCCCAACCTGGATCACCACTGTTGTCCTCTACGGGCTGGCAGAGGAACTCTCAGACTGGTGATCCACAGGGCAGCAGGTCTGAAGGCAGACACCTTCACGAAAACGGACGCCTACGTCAAGATCTTCTACAACGGCATGTACGAGGAGACGGAAACGGTCATGGACGACAATAACCCAGTGTGGAATGCCACTTATGACTTTGGATCAGTGGAGCTGGGTCAGGAGTTGAGGTTTGAAGTCTGGGATAGAGATGTGCTTTACAATGATGTAGCGGGTAgatgtgttgtctttcctgAGCGAGGAACTCGCTCTCTAAGCTGTCAGCTGAGCAAAGGTGTTCTCTACTTCACCTACACCATCAAATGTGACGCTCACTTGACAGGATTCAGGTGTGGACGATACTCCCCCAGTGCAGAGTAA
- the LOC121606651 gene encoding protamine-like protein, which translates to MSSPATALPLATPAKSPKKRAKERKKTSPAVSDLILKAVSASTERGGVSLAALKKALKAGGYDVLKNRARIVIAIRRLVANKSLIQVKGTGASGSFKVNKKPPTPRKKKVVKKKKPKAKKVKRATAKKAAGGATPAAKKSPKKKRKAKSPKKAKKPAAAKKPAAAKKPAAAKKPRQPKSPKKVKRGVTKSTRTRGAAKK; encoded by the coding sequence ATGTCCTCCCCTGCGACTGCTTTGCCCTTGGCGACTCCGGCCAAATCTCCCAAAAAGAGAgccaaagagaggaagaagacgagcCCCGCCGTGTCAGACCTGATACTGAAGGCCGTGTCCGCATCCACAGAGCGCGGCGGCGTGTCCCTGGCAGCCCTCAAGAAGGCTCTGAAGGCCGGAGGGTACGACGTGCTGAAGAACAGAGCCCGAATCGTCATCGCCATCAGGCGCTTGGTGGCCAACAAGTCACTGATCCAAGTCAAGGGCACCGGGGCCTCGGGCTCCTTTAAGGTGAACAAGAAGCCCCCCACACCTCGAAAGAAGAAggtggtgaagaagaagaagccaaagGCGAAAAAGGTGAAGAGGGCCACCGCCAAGAAAGCAGCTGGAGGTGCCACTCCAGCAGCCAAGAAGTCACCtaagaaaaagaggaaggcaAAGAGTCCTAAGAAAGCCAAGAAGCCTGCTGCGGCCAAGAAGCCCGCTGCTGCCAAGAAGCCCGCTGCGGCCAAGAAGCCCAGACAGCCCAAGAGTCCTAAGAAGGTCAAACGCGGGGTCACTAAGTCTACCAGGACCAGAGGTGCTGCTAAGAAGTGA
- the mpeg1.1 gene encoding macrophage expressed 1, tandem duplicate 1 — MKAAVNLLALFLLHVCSSVPVSRPTNWLRQCRASTNLSITALEVLPGGGWDNLRNLDVGRVMNLSYFQCQTTEDGLYLIPDEVFAIPHKETGVETNSEIISSWLEQKSSTSQTINADGSFFSVLNGKYSTENQRMKTHQVKDSSTTTRVQVRNFIYTVKAYPDFTLDARFAQQAKEIADAIENNQTRNAEYLSEKMVLDYGTHVITSVDAGATLVQEDYLRSTYVTDSVSQSSTITTQAGLNFFDKLKFDISSQSTQQSSSLQTYQSNIQYSLIQSHGGTAFYPGITLQKWQESTRNNLVAIDRSGFPLHYFINTNTFPDLPQPTVGKVALAVSQAIERYYKINTRPGCVDVNSKNFNFQANLDDASCEGPATNLSFGGVYQDCTQLSSDAGPLCDALAQKNPETGYFSCRSPYTPTLLRSEVRQQGYTSYDCYDQRYHCGFLGLSHCHRKVCQDNYHVRSARINTYWCSVNGKAPDNSGYLFGGIYSPSLLNPLTNAKSCPPNFIPVKFLSDGQVICVSKDYETATRYSVPFGGLFSCQSSNPLAGSQSRCPPKFSQHLATVSDGCEILYCVQSGLFTGGQLLPIHLPPFTNPSLISMQSTNTVMVMTEGEKSWVRVGQTKAWKLAKPEEIQDIVHQLNPELNRRSSGEKVGVAFGVIGMMVLVVIVAVVLVKRRRRLSGFMRARGYVEIREEADSEEGEGDTGSEA; from the exons ATGAAGGCAGCAGTGAATCTCCtggctctctttctccttcatgtCTGCTCTTCAGTCCCTGTCAGCCGCCCCACCAACTGGCTCAGACAATGTCGTGCCTCCACCAACCTCTCCATCACAGCACTGGAGGTGCTGCCAGGTGGAGGCTGGGACAATCTCCGGAACTTGGACGTGGGTCGAGTCATGAACCTCAGCTACTTTCAGTGCCAGACCACTGAGGATGGGCTTTACCTCATCCCGGATGAGGTGTTTGCCATCCCGCACAAGGAGACGGGCGTGGAGACAAACTCAGAGATAATCAGCTCGTGGCTGGAGCAGAAAAGCTCTACGTCTCAGACTATAAACGCAGACGGCTCCTTCTTCTCGGTCCTGAATGGCAAATATTCGACAGAGAACCAGAGGATGAAAACCCACCAGGTCAAAGACTCTTCAACTACAACCAGAGTGCAA GTTCGTAACTTCATCTACACAGTTAAGGCTTATCCAGACTTCACTCTGGACGCACGCTTTGCTCAACAAGCCAAAGAGATAGCCGACGCCATCGAAAACAACCAAACAAGGAATGCAGAATATCTCTCAGAGAAGATGGTCTTGGATTATGGGACCCATGTTATCACGAGTGTCGATGCCGGGGCTACTTTGGTGCAGGAAGACTACCTCCGTTCTACATATGTGACGGACAGCGTGTCGCAAAGTTCCACCATCACGACACAGGCAGGCTTAAACTTTTTTGACAAACTCAAGTTTGACATAAGCAGTCAAAGTACGCAGCAGAGCTCATCGCTTCAAACATATCAGTCCAATATCCAGTACTCCCTGATTCAAAGCCACGGTGGCACAGCTTTCTATCCTGGCATCACTCTGCAGAAGTGGCAGGAAAGTACCAGGAACAACCTGGTTGCTATTGATCGGTCTGGATTTCCCCTACACTACTTCATAAACACCAATACCTTCCCTGATCTGCCACAGCCAACAGTTGGCAAAGTGGCTCTTGCAGTGAGTCAGGCCATAGAGCGATACTACAAGATCAATACGCGGCCTGGATGTGTCGACGTTAACTCCAAGAACTTTAACTTCCAAGCCAACCTTGATGATGCATCTTGTGAAGGCCCTGCTACAAACCTCAGTTTTGGTGGTGTCTATCAAGATTGCACTCAACTCAGCTCAGATGCAGGTCCACTATGTGATGCCCTGGCCCAGAAAAACCCTGAAACAGGTTACTTCTCCTGTCGTTCGCCGTACACCCCCACTCTGCTGAGATCAGAAGTGAGACAGCAGGGTTACACTTCATATGATTGCTACGACCAAAGATATCATTGTGGGTTTTTAGGCCTTTCACACTGCCATCGCAAGGTGTGTCAGGACAACTACCATGTTCGCTCTGCTCGTATCAACACCTACTGGTGCTCCGTAAACGGAAAGGCCCCAGACAACTCAGGGTATCTGTTTGGAGGCATATACAGCCCCTCGCTCCTGAACCCCCTCACCAATGCCAAAAGCTGCCCCCCAAACTTCATTCCAGTAAAGTTCCTCTCAGATGGCCAAGTGATCTGTGTGAGTAAGGACTATGAAACTGCCACCAGATACTCAGTACCATTCGGAGGCCTCTTCAGTTGTCAGTCAAGCAACCCGCTGGCCGGGTCCCAAAGTCGCTGCCCTCCCAAGTTCAGTCAGCATCTCGCTACAGTGAGCGACGGCTGTGAAATTCTTTACTGTGTCCAGTCAGGACTGTTCACAGGTGGGCAGCTGCTTCCAATCCACCTGCCTCCTTTCACTAATCCTTCACTTATCAGCATGCAGTCCACAAACACTGTTATGGTGATGACTGAAGGAGAAAAGAGCTGGGTCAGAGTGGGGCAAACCAAGGCGTGGAAGCTGGCCAAACCAGAGGAAATCCAGGACATTGTACACCAGCTTAACCCAGAACTGAATCGGAGGTCTAGTGGGGAAAAGGTAGGGGTAGCCTTTGGGGTCATTGGTATGATGGTGCTTGTGGTCATAGTGGCAGTAGTcctggtgaagaggaggaggaggctgtctGGGTTTATGAGAGCCAGAGGCTACGTGGAAATACgtgaagaggcagacagtgaagaaggagagggagataCAGGAAGTGAGGCTTAG